The Eleginops maclovinus isolate JMC-PN-2008 ecotype Puerto Natales chromosome 3, JC_Emac_rtc_rv5, whole genome shotgun sequence genome includes a region encoding these proteins:
- the rnf183 gene encoding E3 ubiquitin-protein ligase RNF183 — MSDESERHRTEGSNGDRQAPNVKPKLGEKERNSKEDMWKKEKPGKVRRSRSSDSDRVERDRRRERDRHQGERRQRGRSEETRGQNRKGRESIRRKVKPPENDVEDTECAVCFCSYDNIFKTPKLLVCGHTFCLECLARINVTSPELKTLCCPVCRELTELPHGQDLPRLGNNKDIIGKLPPEMHRVLSIRFKRSKGKLLLKNRPHSSTPKILTLPKKSQGGQVTAGGDLPLSALEQGLAPTTVVDVGRPPNRVRGRLRRLFRSDQCYYIVVASIITITVALMLMGILAFVIIPNVAIPINNGNHTSQHPQDENNPEHRP; from the coding sequence ATGAGCGATGAGAGCGAGAGACACAGAACTGAAGGAAGTAATGGGGACAGACAAGCCCCCAATGTCAAACCCAAACTCGGCGAAAAAGAGAGGAACAGCAAGGAGGACATGTGGAAGAAGGAGAAGCCTGGGAAGGTGAGGAGATCCAGGAGTTCCGACTCAGATAGggtggagagagacaggaggagagagcgaGACAGGCAtcagggagagagaaggcagcGGGGGAGGAGTGAGGAGACCCGGGGACAAAATAGAAAAGGACGAGAGAGCATTCGGAGAAAGGTGAAGCCCCCTGAAAATGATGTGGAGGACACTGAGTGTGCCGTGTGTTTCTGCTCATACGATAACATTTTCAAGACCCCAAAGTTGCTGGTGTGCGGGCACACCTTCTGCCTGGAGTGTCTTGCTCGCATCAACGTCACCTCTCCTGAGCTCAAGACCCTGTGCTGCCCAGTATGTCGAGAGCTGACCGAACTCCCCCACGGCCAGGACCTGCCCCGCCTGGGCAACAACAAAGACATCATAGGTAAACTCCCTCCAGAGATGCACAGAGTCCTGTCCATCCGATTCAAACGCAGCAAGGGCAAACTGCTCCTGAAGAACCGTCCCCACAGCAGCACACCGAAGATCCTCACCCTGCCTAAAAAGAGCCAAGGTGGCCAGGTGACAGCAGGTGGTGACCTCCCCTTGAGTGCACTTGAGCAGGGATTAGCCCCCACCACTGTGGTGGATGTAGGCAGGCCTCCCAACAGGGTCAGAGGTCGCCTGCGCAGGTTGTTCCGCTCGGACCAGTGCTACTACATCGTGGTGGCgtccatcatcaccatcactgtAGCACTCATGCTGATGgggattttggcctttgtgATCATACCAAATGTAGCCATTCCCATAAATAATGGGAACCACACATCACAACATCCCCAAGATGAAAACAATCCAGAACATAGACCCTGA
- the mgat1a gene encoding alpha-1,3-mannosyl-glycoprotein 2-beta-N-acetylglucosaminyltransferase a encodes MIRKRGSLILCGTFLFITWNAILVLLLWGRPPSGQTGEPGRGQRGVAERPTNDVVEDVLRMADTFEAELEMQRKILLQIKNQQSLWDPSNKEGPKVFIPRQLVIPILVISCNRVTVKRCLDKLLELRPSAELFPIIVSQDCGHSETAEVIRSYGNQVIHLKQPDLTDIAVRPEHKKFQGYYKISRHYRWALNQVLKTLSHSSVVIVEDDLEVAPDFFEYFQALLPLLKSDPTLWCVSAWNDNGRDGYVDPGSASLLYRTDFFPGLGWMLLREMWEELEPKWPASFWDDWMRQPEQRRGRACIRPEISRTLTFGRKGVSLGQFYDKYLRYIKLNTEFVPFTQLDLSYLKEENYREHFEKKVYRAPVVAYDDVKQGQLQGTGPFRLQYSSKDSFKILAKNLGVMDDLKSGVPRAGYRGVVSFISKGRRIYLAPPPGWTKYDPTWS; translated from the exons ATGATCCGCAAGCGAGGCTCTCTCATTCTTTGTGGTACGTTCCTGTTTATCACCTGGAATGCCATACTGGTGCTTCTGCTGTGGGGCAGACCCCCATCGGGCCAGACTGGGGAACCTGGCCGGGGGCAGAGAGGAGTGGCTGAAAGGCCTACTAATGATGTGGTGGAAGATGTGCTCCGAATGGCAGACACGTTTGAAGCAGAGCTGGAAATGCAGAGAAAAATCCTGCTTCAGATCAAGAATCAGCAGTCACTGTGGGATCCGTCAAACAAAGAAGGACCAAAGGTCTTCATCCCGCGCCAGCTTGTTATACCTATCCTGGTAATCTCCTGTAACAGAGTCACCGTGAAGCGCTGCTTGGACAAACTCCTGGAGCTCCGTCCTTCCGCAGAGCTTTTCCCAATCATCGTGAGTCAGGACTGTGGGCATAGCGAAACTGCTGAGGTGATCCGTTCGTATGGAAATCAAGTAATCCATCTGAAACAGCCAGACTTGACAGATATCGCTGTGCGACCAGAGCACAAGAAGTTTCAGGGTTACTACAAAATCTCTAGGCATTACCGCTGGGCTCTCAACCAAGTGCTCAAGACCCTCTCTCAttcctctgttgtgattgtagAGGATGACTTGGAG GTGGCGCCAGACTTCTTTGAGTATTTCCAAGCTTTGCTGCCACTCCTAAAATCTGACCCCACTCTGTGGTGTGTGTCGGCCTGGAATGACAATGGCCGGGATGGCTACGTGGATCCAGGCAGCGCTAGCCTGCTCTACAGGACAGATTTCTTTCCCGGTCTGGGCTGGATGCTCCTTAGGGAGATGTGGGAAGAACTGGAGCCCAAATGGCCCGCGTCATTCTGGGATGACTGGATGCGTCAGCCAGAGCAGCGCCGAGGCCGGGCCTGTATACGCCCGGAAATCTCAAGAACTTTAACCTTTGGCCGGAAAGGAGTCAGTCTGGGTCAGTTCTATGACAAATACCTGCGATACATTAAACTGAATACCGAATTTGTGCCTTTTACCCAGTTAGATCTGAGTTACTTGAAGGAGGAGAATTACAGAGAACATTTTGAGAAGAAAGTTTACAGAGCTCCTGTGGTTGCATATGATGATGTCAAGCAGGGGCAGCTACAAGGAACTGGGCCTTTCCGTCTTCAGTACTCGAGTAAGGACAGTTTCAAAATTCTTGCCAAAAACTTGGGAGTCATGGATGACTTGAAGTCTGGAGTGCCAAGGGCAGGATACAGAGGGGTGGTCAGTTTCATCTCAAAAGGACGAAGGATCTACCTGGCCCCTCCTCCGGGATGGACTAAGTATGATCCCACCTGGAGCTGA
- the sh3bp5la gene encoding SH3-binding domain protein 5-like, a, whose product MEPGDLRESPAGSGESDTGDWREEGVPGGAEEVKTPETNGTTLETATRDTCEEGETGRQKGVGEQLHSPYEEELDPRIQDELEHLNEASAEINRLELQLDDARSGYRKILTESARKLNAHSSQLGGCIEKARPYYEARRLAKEAQQETQKAALSYERAVSMHTAAREMVYVAEQGLMADGKNTLDPTWQEMLNHATSKVNEAEEERLRSEREHMRVTHACQEAEARVQMLQKSLKRTIVKSKPYFELKAQFNHILEENKAKVLQLEQHVAKVKTRYSIALRNLEQISEQIHAQRGRDQAEGGRTTVCGGRSPPVGAESDIRVKIEGGACSSGATGADQVDVAIDLEKYKEKENEKERERAGSDSLSVFSLQTIASDLEKYDSIEHLGDLSDVGSVTGDEGEKERGGVMDRRDKMVESAAKERQQQFYKQHHRSFSL is encoded by the exons ATGGAGCCAGGCGACTTGCGAGAGAGCCCCGCCGGGTCCGGGGAGTCAGACACCGGCGACTGGAGGGAGGAGGGTGTTCCCGGTGGGGCCGAGGAGGTCAAAACTCCAGAAACTAATGGGACAACACTAGAGACCGCGACCAGAGACACCTGCGAGGAAGGGGAGACTGGGAGACAAAAAGGAGTTGGGGAGCAATTACACAGCCCCTATGAGGAGGAACTGGACCCCAGGATCCAG GATGAGTTGGAGCATCTTAATGAAGCCAGTGCAGAAATTAATAGACTGGAGCTGCAGTTGGAT GATGCTAGATCAGGGTACCGGAAAATCCTCACCGAGTCTGCCAGGAAGTTAAATGCTCACAGCTCTCAGCTTGGTGGCTGCATAGAGAAAGCGAGACCCTACTATGAAGCTCGTCGCCTCGCCAAAGAG GCACAGCAGGAGACCCAGAAGGCAGCTTTGAGCTATGAGAGAGCAGTCTCTATGCACACAGCTGCCAGGGAGATGGTCTATGTGGCAGAGCAGGGCTTGATGGCTGATGGCAAGAACACTCTGGATCCCACCTGGCAGGAGATGCTGAACCACGCTACCTCCAAG GTGAACGAAGCGGAGGAGGAGAGACTCCGCAGTGAGAGGGAGCACATGCGCGTCACACACGCCTGTCAGGAGGCCGAGGCTCGGGTTCAGATGCTGCAAAAGTCCCTCAAAAGAACCATTGTGAAATCCAAACCTTACTTTGAGCTAAAGGCCCAGTTCAACCACATTCTGGAG GAGAATAAGGCCAAAGTGCTGCAGCTTGAACAGCACGTAGCTAAAGTGAAGACCCGTTACTCCATCGCCCTGCGAAACTTGGAACAAATCAGCGAGCAGATCCACGCTCAGAGGGGGAGGGATCAGGCTGAGGGAGGACGCACCACTGTCTGTGGTGGGCGGAGTCCCCCCGTTGGAGCTGAGTCTGACATCAGAGTTAAGATAGAAGGTGGCGCCTGCAGTAGTGGTGCGACGGGGGCGGATCAAGTGGATGTAGCCATCGACCTGGAGAAATACAAGGAGAAGGAGAATGAAAAGGAGAGGGAGCGGGCGGGGTCGGATTCACTTTCGGTCTTCAGCCTGCAGACCATCGCTTCCGACTTGGAGAAATATGACTCCATTGAGCACCTCGGGGACCTCAGCGATGTAGGGAGCGTAACTGGGGatgagggggagaaagagagaggcggAGTGATGGATAGAAGAGACAAGATGGTGGAGAGTGCTGCTAAAGAGCGCCAGCAGCAGTTCTACAAGCAGCACCATCGAAGCTTCAGTTTGTGA